The sequence TTATGGAAGCACTATCATTTAACGATTTAAAAGGCAAAGTATGTGTAATTACAGGAGGTGCAGGAGTTTTGGGTACCGCCATGGTAAAAGCAATCGCTTCGGTTGGAACCAAAATCGCAATTGCCGACATTAATAAAGAAGTGGCCGATAAAGTAGCAGCAGAGATAGCTGCCGAATCAGGAGCCGAAGTGATTGGTATAGCTGCCAATGTACTCGATAAAGAATCGCTTGAATTTGCCAAAGATGAAATCAACAAACAACTGGGGCCAATCGATATTCTGATTAATGGTGCCGGCGGAAATAGTCCACAGGCAACAACTAAAGTGGAGACCATGACCGAGGAAAACATGGACAACCTGGAGGATACCTTTTATGGTTTGGAAATGGAAGGTTTCGACAAGGTTTTTGCCCTGAATTTTAAAGGGACTTTGCTACCAACGATGGTTTTTACACGCGATATGCTAATAAATAAAAAAGGCGTGGTGCTTAATGTTTCGTCGATGAATTCGTATAAACCACTTACAAAAATTCCGGCGTACTCGGCTGCAAAAGCGTCAATCAATAATTTCACGGAGTGGTTATCCGTGCATCTTGCAAAAGTTGGCATCCGCGTAAATGCAATCGCTCCGGGCTTTTTTATCACACACCAAAACCGCTTTTTGGTGATGGATGAAAGAACAGGTAACTACTCTCCTCGCGGACAGAAAATTGTTGACAACACACCAATGGGAAAATTTGGAGAACCTGAAGATTTACAGGGCGCAACGCTTTTCCTGATCTCTGATGTATCGAATTTTATTACCGGAATTGTAATTCCTGTTGATGGCGGATACAGCGCATTTGGTGGCGTTTAAATTATAGTTGCTTAGATTTTCGAAAAAACAACCAGCTATCAAAACAGCTTTTTATTGTATAAAAAAATCACAAAATATGAAACTGAAACAAAATTGTAAATATGCCATGCTGGTTCCAACGAGTATGGGAACACGCATTACTCCTGAAAACGGGCAACCCGTTCACTCAAGCGATAGGTTCACCTTATATGCTACCAGTGCCGAAACCAATGTTGCAAGTATCGCTTCATACCTGGGTTTGCCGGTGAAAGTTCTCACCACTTTTGTAAAAGACAGTCCTATTGCAAAATTTATACAAAGCAATTTAAAATCCCGTCACATGGATTATGAAGGCCCTGAAGTGGAACAGGAAAATCCGTGGGGTGTTCGCCATCAGATAAACATTGCCGACAGTGGTTATGGCAGTCGCGGACCACGTGTTTTTAACGATCGTGCCGGAGAAGTTGGTCGCACATTAAATGTGAAAGACTTCGATCTGGAGCGTATTTTTGGCGAAGAAGGCGTGCAAATTGTACACTTGTCGGGACTGATTGGTGCACTTTCGCCTGAGACAACGCAATTTTGTTTAGAAGTAGCAAGAGCAGCCAAAAAACACGGGACTAAGATTTCGTTCGACCTGAATCACCGGGCTTCATTCTGGAAAGGTCGCGAGGAACAACTTCGCAAGGACTTTACTGAAATTGCATCAGTTTCTGATATTCTTATCGGCAATGAAGAAGATTTTCAGCTCTGTTTTGGAATTGAAGGTCCTGCAGCCGGTGGCGAAGGATTAAACGCCAAAATCGATGGTTTTAAAGGACTTATCACCCGCGTAAAAGAAACATTTCCTAACGCTTCTGTTTTTGCAACAACACTCCGGGAAGTTATTAGCGTAAACGAACACCTTTGGGGAGCCATAATGTTGGAAGGCGATAACTGGCATGTGGTTGAACCACGTACCATTCGCGTACTCGACCGAATTGGTGGTGGCGACGGTTTTGTTGGCGGAATGCTTTATGGAATATTAAAAGGCTGGGAACCTGAAAAATGGCCACAATTTGGCTGGGCAACAGGTGCACTGGCAACAACATTTTTAACCGACTATGCTCAACCTGCCGATGAAGAACAGGTTTGGAGTGTTTGGGGCGGTAATGCACGCGTTAAACGTTAATCAATTCATTTAATAATCAGATAGAATGATATATTTCGAAAAAGGATCTACTGAAATAGCACTCAATGCTGAAGATCTGAGAAATGGCCTTTTCGAAGCCTTTGAAAAAATGGGAGCCAGACAAAAAGTTTTAGCAATTCCACCGGATTACACACGTCTTCCCTCTCGTGCTGGCGAGCTCACAGAATTTACCTGGGAATATTTTGGTGAACGCTTAACCGACGTTCTTCCTGCCCTGGGCACGCATACGCCAATGACAATGGAACAAATCAGCCACATGTTTGGAAAAATGCCAACTGAACTGATTCGTGAACACGACTGGAGAAACGACGTGATCACGTTAGGAACCGTTCCTGCAGAATTTGTAAAAAAGGTTTCGGAAGGAGCTGTAAATTATTCATGGCCGGCACAGGTGAATAAAATTCTGGTTGAGGGTAATTACGATCTGATATTATCGATTGGTCAGGTTGTTCCGCACGAAGTGGTCGGTATGGCCAATTACAATAAAAATATATTTGTGGGTACCGGTGGTGCTGAAGGCATAAACAAAAGCCATTACATTGGTGCTGCCTACGGTATGGAACGAATGATGGGCCGTGCAGATACGCCTGTTCGTAAAGTTTTTAATTACGCCTCCGAGAATTTTTCCAATCATCTTCCAATCGTTTATGTGCAGACCGTTGTTGGATTAAATGATGATGGCAAACTGCAAACGTACGGACTCTTTATCGGCGACGATTTTGATGTTTTTGATAAAGCTGCAAAACTTTCGCTCGAGGTAAACTTCGAGATGGTAGAAAAACCAATTAAAAAGGCTGTAGTCTGGCTCGATCCTACCGAATTTAAAAGTACATGGCTGGGCAATAAAAGTATCTATCGCACGCGAATGGCATTGGCCGATGGCGCCGAATTGATCGTTTTGGCTCCTGCACTGAAGGAATTTGGTGAAGACCCGCAAATTGATGCGCTTATCCGTAAATATGGCTACTTTGGAACGCCTCACACGTTAAAACTGGTAAAAGAAAACGAAGATCTGCAAAATAACCTGGGGGCTGCTGCGCACCTGATACATGGTTCATCTGAAGGGCGTTTTAATATCACCTATTGTCCGGGTAAAGGGAAAGAGAATGTAACCCAACAGGAGATTGAGAGTGTTGGATTTAAGTTTGGCGATTACGATGAAGTGACAGCAAAATATGATCCTAAGAAACTAAAAGACGGCTTCAATATCATGAATGATGGAGAAGAAGTATTTTATATTTCAAATCCGGCAATTGGACTTTGGGCATATCGCGAACGATTTGATTATTAATACAAACAAATAGCAAAGTTGAGTAATAACAGCAAGCAAAAAAGCATCAACTGGGGAATAATCGGTTTAGGAAATGTAACAGAAGTTAAGAGTGGGCCGGCTTTTTACAAGGTCAAAAACTCAAAATTGGTTGCCGTTATGCGCCGAAATACCGAAAAGGCTGAAGATTATGCCCGTCGTCATAATGTGCCAAAATGGTACAACAATGGATCAGAGTTGATAAATGATCCGGAAGTAGATGCAGTATATATTGCCACTCCTCCTGACACCCATGCATCGTATGCCATTGAAGCGCTAAAAGCCGGCAAACCGGTTTACGTTGAAAAACCAATGGCGCGCAACTATTCCGAATGTCAGCAGATGCTTAAAGTTGCTGAAGAAACAAAAACTCCGCTGTGGGTGGCCTATTACCGGCGAACTTTACCTGCCTTTTTAAAAGTAAAAGAATTGATAGAAAATGGCAGCATTGGCAAACCATTAATGGTGAATATTAAATTGTTCAAACAAGCTCGCGAAGCCAATCAAAAACCGGAAGAAATGCACTGGCATGTTTTTCCTGAAATTGCCGGTGGCGGCTATTTTTTCGATCTGGCCTCACATCAACTGGATTACCTTGATTTTGTATTTGGAAAAATCACCGAAGTAAAGGGACAGGCAGTTAATCTGGCTGGCCTCTACCCTGCTGAAGATACAGTTACAGGAGTATGGAAACACGAATCAGGAATTGTTGGAACAGGAAGCTGGTGTTTTGTAGTTGATGAAAAATCGGTGGAAGATCATATTCAGATTGTCGGAGAAAAAGGCGAAATTTGTTTGCCTTGTTTCACGCATGGCGACGTTATTGTAAAAAACCAAAAAGGAACAGAAAAACTAAGTTTTAAGAATCCGAAGCACATCTCGCAAAACCTCGTTGAACAGGTTGTAAATGAATTACTGGGAAATGGAAAATGTGTAAGCACCGCTCAATCGGCAGCCCGCACAAGTTGGGTACTTGATGAGTTGGTGAAAGATTATTATGCTGAACCACAATAGGCACAATAGAAGACCAATGAAAATTATAATTGATAACAAGATACCATATATAAAAGGTGCACTTGAACCTTTTGCAGAGGTAGTTTACCTACCGGGAAATGAAACCACACCGGAGGTTGTTAAAGACGCTGATGCAATTATTACGCGAACAAGAACCATTTGCAATGCGAAATTGCTTCGGGGTTCTAAAGTTAAATATATAGCAACCGCAACCATCGGCTTCGATCACATTGATACAGATTACTGCAGAGAAGCAGGAATTGAATGGACAAATGCTCCGGGTTGTAATGCAGAGAGTGTAAATCAGTACATTTCTTCTGCGTTGTGCTCATGGGCAATGCGAAAAAGAACCGACCTTACCGGATTAACAATCGGAATTGTTGGTGTGGGAAATGTAGGAAAACGTGTTGCAAAAACTTGTCGAATTCTAGGAATGAACGTTCTGTTGAACGATCCTCCGCGTAAGAGAACAGAAGGAAGTGATGAATTTGTATCGTTGGAAAAGATTCAAAATGAGGCAGATATTATCAGCTTTCATGTTCCGTTGAATATGACCGGACAAGACGCTACTTTTCACATGGTAGATGAAGTCTTTTTGCAGAACCTCAAAAAAAATCCGTTGATAATAAATTCCTGTCGAGGAGAGGTTTGTGATTCAGAAGCCATATACAATGCCATTGAAGCCAATGATATTAAAGGTTTTATAGCCGATTGCTGGGAGAATGAACCGGAGATAAACCTCGATCTTTTAAACCTTTGCGAATACGGTACACCACATATTGCCGGCTACTCAAAAGATGGGAAAGCTAATGGTACAAAAATGAGTGTGCAGGCAATCAGCAAATTTTTTGACCTGGGAATCAACAATTGGGCACCAACAGATGTTGAACTTCCGACAACTACGACCATCGAGATTGATGGCATTCAACGCCGTGAATATTCAATTCTGGCAGAAGCCATTTTGAGCACTTACGACATTGAAAATGATGATGACGATCTACGCGATTCACCACTCAAATTTGAACAGTTGAGAGGAGATTATCCTGTACGCCGAGAGTTTGACACATATACCATCGAAGCAAAAAATATTGAAACTAAATCATTGGAGAAACTAGAAAAATTAGGTTTTCAGATTAAAAACAAATAATACGCAATAACATGAAGAAATTAGCAGATATTGGTTTGATCGGGTTAGCCGTAATGGGCGAAAACCTGGTACTGAACATGGAAAGCAAAGGTTACACAGTGGCCGTATACAATCGCACAGTTGAGAAAGTTGACAAATTTGTAAATGGCAGAGGAGCCGGTAAAAACTTTATCGGGGCGCACTCAATCGAAGAGTTTTGTGCCTCGTTGGAGAAACCTCGTAAAGTAATGATGCTGGTAAAAGCAGGGCAACCTGTGGATGCCTTCATCGACATGGTAATTCCCCACCTTGAGCCGGGCGACATTATTATCGATGGCGGTAATTCACATTTCCCTGATACCATTCGCCGCACGGAATATGTGGAAAGCAAAGGTTTGCTTTACATCGGAACGGGAGTTTCGGGAGGTGAAGAAGGTGCTTTGAAAGGTCCTTCGATTATGCCCGGAGGATCGCCGGATGCATGGCCACACGTTAAAGAAATTTTCCAGGCTGTTTCGGCAAAAGTTGAAAGCGGCGAACCTTGTTGCGACTGGGTTGGCGAAGGTGGTGCCGGTCATTTCGTAAAAATGGTACACAACGGAATTGAATACGGCGATATGCAGATTATTACCGAAGCTTACCAGTTAATGAAAGAATTACTGGGAATGAGCAACGATGAAATGCACGAAGTATTCAAAAAATGGAACGAAGGTATTTTAGATAGCTACCTGATTGAAATTACCCGAGACATTCTTGGTTATAAAGATGAGAATGGCGAAGAAACGGTTGAAATGATCCTCGATACCGCCGGACAAAAAGGGACCGGAAAATGGACAGGTATTTCAGCGCTTGATCTGGGAATTCCTTTAACACTGATCGGCGAATCGGTTTTCTCAAGATGTCTATCAGCTCAGAAAGATTTGCGTGTTCAGGCATCAAAAGTTATTGAAGGTCCGAAACCTGAATTTAAAGGCGACAAACAACAATTTATCGACGATATAGAAAGTGCATTGTTGGGTGCAAAAATTATTTCATACGCACAAGGCTACAACCTGATGATGGAAGCTGCCAGCGAACATGGATGGAACCTGAATTATGGTGGAATTGCGTTGATGTGGCGCGGTGGCTGCATCATTCGTTCCGTATTCCTTGGAGATATCAAAAAAGCATTCGATAACAATCCGGAGCTGCCTAACTTATTGCTTGATCCGTTCTTTAAACAAAAAGTAGAAGAAGCCCAGGCAGGATGGCGCCGCGTATGTGCAACAGCATTGTCTAATGGCATTCCTGTACCGGCATTAACATCGGCACTGTGTTATTTTGATGGATTCCGCAGCGAACGTTTGCCTGCTAATTTACTCCAGGCTCAACGCGATTATTTCGGAGCACATACCTACGAAAGAGTGGACAAACCACGCGGCGAGTTTTTCCACACTAACTGGACAGGTCGTGGTGGCGACACAGCATCGTCAACTTACAACGCTTAAAAGTATCTTAATGATATAAAAGAAAAAGGAAGCAGCAGCTTCCTTTTTTTATTTCTAAAGATTTATCATTGCTTTAATTGCGCCAAACTTATAACCTTCAACCATATCAAAGGCAACGGGAGTTTCTTCAAGGTTAAACTCATGCGTAACCATTTTTGAAACTTGCACGGCACCTGAAACAACCAGTTCAATCGCCTCTTCCACACAATGATTTTGCCGACGTACATTTATTACTGTCAGTTCTTTTCTACGCATCAAATCCATATTGAATACATATTTAGCATCTGGCGGAATACCAACTAAAATGAGCTTACCTCCCGGCTTTAGAATCTTTATAGCATTGTCTACTGCTTTCTGATCGCCACTGGCCTCAAAAACAATATCCATTAACAATTCTTCCTGTTTTTTCACTGCAGATATAACATCTTCCCGACTAGGATTTACCAACCACGAAGCACCAATCTCTTCAGCACGATCTAAACGATAGTCCAAAGGTTCTATCATCCCAATATCTTTTGCGCCGTCGGCCAGTAACTTCATTAAAATGCTTAATCCAATCGGACCTGCAC comes from uncultured Draconibacterium sp. and encodes:
- a CDS encoding lactate racemase domain-containing protein; this translates as MIYFEKGSTEIALNAEDLRNGLFEAFEKMGARQKVLAIPPDYTRLPSRAGELTEFTWEYFGERLTDVLPALGTHTPMTMEQISHMFGKMPTELIREHDWRNDVITLGTVPAEFVKKVSEGAVNYSWPAQVNKILVEGNYDLILSIGQVVPHEVVGMANYNKNIFVGTGGAEGINKSHYIGAAYGMERMMGRADTPVRKVFNYASENFSNHLPIVYVQTVVGLNDDGKLQTYGLFIGDDFDVFDKAAKLSLEVNFEMVEKPIKKAVVWLDPTEFKSTWLGNKSIYRTRMALADGAELIVLAPALKEFGEDPQIDALIRKYGYFGTPHTLKLVKENEDLQNNLGAAAHLIHGSSEGRFNITYCPGKGKENVTQQEIESVGFKFGDYDEVTAKYDPKKLKDGFNIMNDGEEVFYISNPAIGLWAYRERFDY
- a CDS encoding Gfo/Idh/MocA family oxidoreductase, with protein sequence MSNNSKQKSINWGIIGLGNVTEVKSGPAFYKVKNSKLVAVMRRNTEKAEDYARRHNVPKWYNNGSELINDPEVDAVYIATPPDTHASYAIEALKAGKPVYVEKPMARNYSECQQMLKVAEETKTPLWVAYYRRTLPAFLKVKELIENGSIGKPLMVNIKLFKQAREANQKPEEMHWHVFPEIAGGGYFFDLASHQLDYLDFVFGKITEVKGQAVNLAGLYPAEDTVTGVWKHESGIVGTGSWCFVVDEKSVEDHIQIVGEKGEICLPCFTHGDVIVKNQKGTEKLSFKNPKHISQNLVEQVVNELLGNGKCVSTAQSAARTSWVLDELVKDYYAEPQ
- the pdxB gene encoding 4-phosphoerythronate dehydrogenase PdxB, translating into MKIIIDNKIPYIKGALEPFAEVVYLPGNETTPEVVKDADAIITRTRTICNAKLLRGSKVKYIATATIGFDHIDTDYCREAGIEWTNAPGCNAESVNQYISSALCSWAMRKRTDLTGLTIGIVGVGNVGKRVAKTCRILGMNVLLNDPPRKRTEGSDEFVSLEKIQNEADIISFHVPLNMTGQDATFHMVDEVFLQNLKKNPLIINSCRGEVCDSEAIYNAIEANDIKGFIADCWENEPEINLDLLNLCEYGTPHIAGYSKDGKANGTKMSVQAISKFFDLGINNWAPTDVELPTTTTIEIDGIQRREYSILAEAILSTYDIENDDDDLRDSPLKFEQLRGDYPVRREFDTYTIEAKNIETKSLEKLEKLGFQIKNK
- a CDS encoding SDR family oxidoreductase gives rise to the protein MEALSFNDLKGKVCVITGGAGVLGTAMVKAIASVGTKIAIADINKEVADKVAAEIAAESGAEVIGIAANVLDKESLEFAKDEINKQLGPIDILINGAGGNSPQATTKVETMTEENMDNLEDTFYGLEMEGFDKVFALNFKGTLLPTMVFTRDMLINKKGVVLNVSSMNSYKPLTKIPAYSAAKASINNFTEWLSVHLAKVGIRVNAIAPGFFITHQNRFLVMDERTGNYSPRGQKIVDNTPMGKFGEPEDLQGATLFLISDVSNFITGIVIPVDGGYSAFGGV
- the gnd gene encoding decarboxylating NADP(+)-dependent phosphogluconate dehydrogenase; amino-acid sequence: MKKLADIGLIGLAVMGENLVLNMESKGYTVAVYNRTVEKVDKFVNGRGAGKNFIGAHSIEEFCASLEKPRKVMMLVKAGQPVDAFIDMVIPHLEPGDIIIDGGNSHFPDTIRRTEYVESKGLLYIGTGVSGGEEGALKGPSIMPGGSPDAWPHVKEIFQAVSAKVESGEPCCDWVGEGGAGHFVKMVHNGIEYGDMQIITEAYQLMKELLGMSNDEMHEVFKKWNEGILDSYLIEITRDILGYKDENGEETVEMILDTAGQKGTGKWTGISALDLGIPLTLIGESVFSRCLSAQKDLRVQASKVIEGPKPEFKGDKQQFIDDIESALLGAKIISYAQGYNLMMEAASEHGWNLNYGGIALMWRGGCIIRSVFLGDIKKAFDNNPELPNLLLDPFFKQKVEEAQAGWRRVCATALSNGIPVPALTSALCYFDGFRSERLPANLLQAQRDYFGAHTYERVDKPRGEFFHTNWTGRGGDTASSTYNA
- a CDS encoding sugar kinase; amino-acid sequence: MKLKQNCKYAMLVPTSMGTRITPENGQPVHSSDRFTLYATSAETNVASIASYLGLPVKVLTTFVKDSPIAKFIQSNLKSRHMDYEGPEVEQENPWGVRHQINIADSGYGSRGPRVFNDRAGEVGRTLNVKDFDLERIFGEEGVQIVHLSGLIGALSPETTQFCLEVARAAKKHGTKISFDLNHRASFWKGREEQLRKDFTEIASVSDILIGNEEDFQLCFGIEGPAAGGEGLNAKIDGFKGLITRVKETFPNASVFATTLREVISVNEHLWGAIMLEGDNWHVVEPRTIRVLDRIGGGDGFVGGMLYGILKGWEPEKWPQFGWATGALATTFLTDYAQPADEEQVWSVWGGNARVKR